The Vidua chalybeata isolate OUT-0048 chromosome 6, bVidCha1 merged haplotype, whole genome shotgun sequence genome has a segment encoding these proteins:
- the LOC128789718 gene encoding LOW QUALITY PROTEIN: aldehyde dehydrogenase family 3 member B2-like (The sequence of the model RefSeq protein was modified relative to this genomic sequence to represent the inferred CDS: inserted 2 bases in 1 codon), giving the protein TVFPQLLESEAKRAAEGDGGNGSVDGDATQQNPFAGLLSHLWASWLSVKAWPMEYMAQLEXFLDNKKQQILEATTFDLGKAPFEAELSEILLCKNELHETLNNLSHWMKDKDRTLLDSAFIHKDPYGVVLITVPWNCPIQLFLVPVIGAIAAEDCVIVKASEVSKKTERLVAEVLPSYLDKDCLAVVTGGVPETTRLLENKSDYILFTGSPPVGRIVMTAAAKHLTPVTLELGGKNPCYVSDTCDVTNVARRVAWGRFFNAGQTCIAPDYLLCTIEMQEKLLPALPKAINDFCGPNPRESPDFGRIVGDRQFQRVQRLLGSGRVAIGGQTDEAERYIALTVLADVQPSDPITQEEIFGPILPIIIIASMDEATDFINSREQPLAVYAFSSDDKVVNQVLERMSSGGFCGDDTLMHVTLPSLPFGGIGNSRWGMHHGKSSSDTFSHHRGCLKGGMGRESLNALCHPPYSQQKSGVIQATSKVTRKNYCTLL; this is encoded by the exons ACTgtcttcccacagctcctggagagCGAGGCCAAGAGAGCTGCCGAGGGTGATGGTGGGAACGGGAGTGTGGATGGTGATGCCA cacagcagaaCCCCTTTGCAGGGCTGTTGAGCCACCTGTGGGCATCCTGGCTCTCTGTGAAGGCTTGGCCCATGGAATACATGGCCCAGCTGGA GTTCTTGGATAACAAGAAGCAGCAGATCCTGGAGGCCACTACCTTTGACTTGGGCAAG gcaCCCTTTGAAGCCGAATTATCTGAGATCCTCCTGTGCAAGAATGAGCTCCATGAGACCCTGAACAACCTGTCCCACTGGATGAAGGACAAGGACAGGACTCTG CTGGACTCTGCCTTCATCCACAAGGACCCCTATGGGGTGGTGCTCATCACAGTGCCCTGGAATTGCCCCATCCAACTCTTCCTGGTACCTGTCATCGGGGCCATCGCTGCTG AGGACTGTGTCATTGTCAAAGCCTCTGAGGTGTCCAAGAAGACAGAAAGACTCGTGGCAGAAGTGCTGCCCAGCTACCTGGACAAG GACTGCCTTGCTGTGGTGACTGGTGGTGTGCCAGAGACCACCAGGCTGCTGGAGAACAAGTCTGACTACATCTTATTCA CAGGCAGCCCCCCGGTGGGGCGGATCGTGATGACAGCCGCTGCCAAGCACCTGACACCGGTGACGCTGGAGCTGGGGGGCAAGAACCCCTGCTATGTGTCCGACACCTGTGATGTGACCAACGTGGCGCGGCGCGTGGCCTGGGGCCGCTTCTTCAACGCGGGGCAGACCTGCATCGCGCCCGACTACCTGCTCTGCACCATAGAGAtgcaggagaagctgctccCGGCTCTGCCTAAGGCCATCAATGATTTCTGTGGCCCCAACCCCCGAGAATCCCCGGATTTTGGCCGCATTGTGGGGGACAGGCAGTTCCAGCGGGTGCAGAGACTGCTGGGTAGTGGGCGTGTGGCCATCGGGGGACAGACGGATGAGGCAGAGCGCTACATCG ctctcaCTGTGCTGGCAGATGTGCAGCCCTCAGATCCCATCACGCAGGAGGAGATCTTCGGGCCCATCCTGCCCATCATCATCATCGCCAGCATGGATGAAGCCACTGACTTCATCAACAGCCGGGAGCAGCCCTTGGCTGTCTATGCCTTCTCCTCGGATGACAAG GTGGTGAACCAGGTCCTGGAACGGATGAGCAGTGGTGGCTTCTGTGGCGACGACACCCTGATGCATGTGACACTGCCCTCACTGCCCTTTGGAGGCATTG GGAACAGCCGCTGGGGAATGCACCACGGGAAGTCCAGCTCTGACACCTTCTCCCACCACCGTGGGTGCCTGAAGGGTGGGATGGGCCGGGAGTCCCTCAACGCCCTGTGCCACCCCCCGTACAGCCAGCAGAAATCTGGGGTCATCCAGGCCACTTCCAAGGTGACACGTAAGAATTACTGTACCCTGCTCTGA